A genome region from Campylobacter concisus includes the following:
- a CDS encoding amino acid ABC transporter ATP-binding protein yields the protein MIEIKNLNKSYGDLRVLNDISIDIKKGEVIAIIGPSGGGKSTFLRCINRLEEPDSGYIKINGEDILNKKSDINKIRQKVSMVFQHFNLFANKNVLQNLTLAPIKAGILDKASAEKRADELLKSVGLSDKKFAYPHKLSGGQKQRIAIARSLAMEPEVILFDEPTSALDPEMIGEVLDIMKDVAARGITMLVVTHEMGFARNVANRIFFMDKGRIAVDDTPKNVFTNPQHERLKEFLGKILNH from the coding sequence ATGATTGAGATTAAAAATTTAAACAAAAGTTATGGCGATTTGCGTGTTTTAAATGATATTAGCATAGATATAAAAAAGGGTGAAGTTATAGCAATAATTGGTCCAAGTGGTGGTGGAAAAAGTACATTTTTACGCTGCATAAACCGCCTTGAGGAGCCAGATAGTGGATACATAAAGATAAATGGCGAAGATATCCTCAATAAAAAATCAGATATAAATAAAATTCGCCAAAAAGTGAGCATGGTTTTTCAGCACTTTAATCTTTTTGCAAATAAAAACGTCTTGCAAAATTTAACCCTAGCTCCGATAAAAGCGGGAATTTTAGATAAAGCAAGTGCAGAAAAAAGAGCCGATGAGTTACTAAAAAGCGTGGGTCTAAGCGATAAGAAATTTGCCTATCCACACAAGCTCTCAGGCGGACAGAAACAACGTATTGCGATCGCTAGAAGCCTAGCGATGGAGCCAGAAGTGATACTTTTTGATGAACCGACAAGTGCGCTTGATCCTGAGATGATCGGAGAGGTGCTTGATATTATGAAAGATGTTGCTGCAAGGGGCATAACGATGCTTGTGGTTACCCATGAAATGGGCTTTGCAAGGAATGTAGCAAATAGAATTTTCTTTATGGATAAAGGCAGAATCGCAGTTGATGACACACCAAAAAATGTCTTTACAAATCCGCAACATGAGCGTTTAAAAGAGTTTTTAGGCAAAATTTTAAATCATTAA
- a CDS encoding methyl-accepting chemotaxis protein, whose protein sequence is MSSSMNAISQKTSDVIRQSDEIKNIITIIRDIADQTNLLALNAAIEAARAGEHGRGFAVVADEVRKLAERTQKSLTEIEANTNVLAQSINEMSESIKEQSEGINMINQSVAQIDTLTKENVVIVNKANEVTSDVDDMAKAIVNEVRKSKF, encoded by the coding sequence ATGTCAAGCTCAATGAATGCAATATCTCAAAAAACATCTGATGTTATTAGACAAAGTGACGAGATCAAAAACATCATAACTATTATTAGAGATATAGCTGATCAAACAAATTTACTAGCTCTTAATGCCGCGATCGAGGCAGCACGTGCAGGAGAGCATGGTAGAGGCTTTGCGGTTGTTGCAGATGAGGTTAGAAAACTAGCAGAGAGAACTCAAAAATCTCTAACAGAGATCGAAGCAAATACAAATGTACTAGCTCAATCAATCAATGAAATGAGTGAATCTATAAAAGAGCAAAGTGAGGGAATCAATATGATAAACCAATCAGTTGCGCAAATAGACACACTTACAAAAGAAAATGTAGTAATTGTCAATAAAGCAAATGAAGTAACATCTGATGTTGACGATATGGCTAAGGCGATA
- the putP gene encoding sodium/proline symporter PutP — translation MSFGSYLAIAIYFGFLLFIGRYFYDKNASMNEYLLDNRRMGPVVTALSAGASDMSGWMLLGVPGALYATGIANVWMIIGLIIGAYCNYLFLAKRLRIYTEVASDSITIPDFLENRFKDRTKILRIISGLIILIFFTLYVSSGIIAGGKTFESFFGLKFAYGAVFTLVIVVFYTFFGGFKAVSITDAFQGLLMFCVLVSIPVVAYLNLDLPSDTNLLKEISKLDANHLNPFRDQTFWGILGLMAWGFGYFGQPHIIVRFMAIRDSKELAKARRIGIGWMSIGLLGAIMSGLIGFVYFSQRGGLSDPETVFLKLGELLFPPFFIGIIISAVLSAIMSTISSQLLVTSSSVTKDFIFAFYKKEISQNTQTAISRYAVVVVAIVATILAFISTDNVLNVVGNAWAGFGASFGPVLLFSLYWKRMSALGALAGMIAGGATVIFWITSGLNAYVYEILPGIIASCIAIISVSIWGDAINKMTSEPHEQIIKDEFEKMKTRL, via the coding sequence ATGAGCTTTGGGTCTTATTTAGCCATCGCCATCTATTTTGGCTTTTTGCTCTTTATCGGACGATATTTCTACGATAAAAATGCAAGTATGAACGAGTATCTGCTAGATAACCGTCGAATGGGTCCAGTAGTTACTGCACTTAGTGCTGGTGCTTCTGATATGAGTGGTTGGATGCTACTTGGCGTGCCCGGAGCATTATACGCAACTGGCATAGCAAATGTGTGGATGATAATCGGTCTTATCATTGGAGCTTACTGCAACTATTTATTTTTAGCAAAGAGGCTTAGAATTTACACTGAAGTTGCGAGTGATAGCATCACGATACCAGACTTTTTAGAAAATCGCTTTAAAGATAGGACTAAAATTTTAAGAATCATCTCTGGTCTTATCATTTTGATATTTTTCACACTTTATGTAAGTAGCGGTATCATCGCTGGAGGAAAGACATTTGAGAGCTTTTTTGGTTTAAAATTTGCCTACGGAGCGGTCTTTACACTTGTCATCGTGGTCTTTTACACATTTTTTGGTGGATTTAAAGCAGTTAGTATAACTGACGCATTTCAGGGGCTTTTGATGTTTTGTGTCCTAGTCTCGATCCCAGTCGTAGCATATCTAAATTTAGACTTGCCAAGTGATACAAATTTACTAAAAGAGATAAGCAAGCTTGATGCAAATCACCTAAATCCATTTAGAGATCAAACTTTTTGGGGAATTTTAGGACTTATGGCTTGGGGATTTGGCTATTTTGGCCAGCCACATATCATTGTTAGATTTATGGCGATACGCGATTCAAAAGAGCTTGCTAAAGCAAGAAGGATCGGCATTGGCTGGATGAGCATTGGGTTGCTTGGTGCGATTATGAGCGGACTTATCGGCTTTGTCTACTTTAGTCAAAGAGGCGGTCTTAGTGATCCTGAGACGGTGTTTTTAAAGCTTGGTGAGCTACTTTTCCCACCATTTTTTATAGGCATTATCATCTCAGCTGTACTTTCAGCGATAATGAGTACCATCTCAAGTCAGCTTTTAGTTACATCTAGCTCGGTAACAAAGGACTTTATCTTTGCATTCTATAAAAAAGAGATTAGTCAAAATACACAAACAGCGATCAGTCGCTATGCTGTCGTAGTAGTAGCCATAGTTGCTACCATACTCGCCTTTATCTCGACAGATAATGTTCTAAACGTCGTTGGCAACGCTTGGGCTGGATTTGGTGCGAGCTTTGGACCGGTGCTGCTTTTTAGCCTTTACTGGAAGCGCATGAGTGCACTCGGAGCATTAGCTGGTATGATAGCTGGAGGTGCGACAGTAATATTTTGGATCACTTCAGGGCTAAACGCTTATGTTTATGAAATTTTGCCTGGCATCATAGCGTCTTGCATAGCGATCATTAGCGTAAGCATCTGGGGAGATGCGATAAATAAAATGACGAGCGAACCTCACGAGCAAATTATAAAAGATGAATTTGAAAAGATGAAAACAAGGCTTTAA
- a CDS encoding basic amino acid ABC transporter substrate-binding protein, producing the protein MSKILKFLMASLVLFLLGCGDDANKKNAVNNAEEASKNVVYKVGSSADYPPFEYLDENNKIVGFEIDLLNEITKKTGIKFDVANMSFDGLISALKTGKIDIAISGMSATDERRKSVDFTKPYYFSENLFIRKKGSDVNKDNLKDKKISAQVGTLQEEAAKSITTKSIPAENVAAAIMSLNAGKIDVVLTDSPIGVEYLKQNPDLEEFLRVPDGTEGFAMAFDKGKHTELIKKIDAAIDELQKSGEFDKMLDKYGLKK; encoded by the coding sequence ATGAGTAAAATTTTAAAATTTTTGATGGCAAGCTTGGTTTTATTTTTACTAGGTTGTGGCGATGATGCTAATAAAAAAAATGCAGTAAATAATGCCGAAGAAGCTAGTAAAAATGTAGTTTATAAAGTTGGCTCGAGCGCTGATTATCCACCTTTTGAATATCTTGATGAAAACAATAAAATTGTTGGCTTTGAGATAGATTTATTAAATGAGATCACCAAAAAAACTGGAATAAAATTTGATGTTGCAAATATGAGCTTTGATGGACTAATATCAGCATTAAAAACCGGTAAAATTGATATTGCCATAAGCGGAATGAGTGCAACTGATGAGAGAAGAAAATCGGTTGATTTCACCAAGCCATATTATTTTTCAGAAAATTTATTTATCCGCAAAAAAGGCTCAGATGTAAATAAAGACAACCTTAAGGATAAGAAAATTTCAGCCCAAGTAGGAACATTGCAAGAAGAAGCAGCCAAAAGCATAACTACTAAGTCGATACCTGCTGAAAATGTAGCAGCTGCCATCATGTCACTAAACGCTGGTAAAATCGACGTTGTACTAACTGATAGTCCGATAGGGGTTGAATATTTAAAACAAAATCCAGATTTGGAAGAATTTTTAAGAGTTCCTGATGGCACGGAAGGATTTGCAATGGCGTTTGATAAAGGCAAACACACTGAGCTTATCAAGAAGATAGACGCAGCAATCGATGAGCTACAAAAATCTGGCGAATTTGACAAAATGCTAGATAAATATGGATTAAAGAAATAA
- a CDS encoding amino acid ABC transporter permease has product MKAQNLAKFLFFIIIVSLGAYFFYPRNLSEAQEIAYIKSYGVTLGLTIGGIAIGITLGFTLAFIKFLNIKVLNFIIDEYIDILRGTPVILQLLIFSVVIFATWSDNFYVALIALGLNSSAYVAEIVRSGINSVDKGQMEAARAMGLNYYVSMREIVFPQATKNILPALANEFISLFKETSVVGYISVVDITMQSKSLQAVFYSPEPVIFTGIVYYVSVKFFTLLTKLLERRLNRHD; this is encoded by the coding sequence TTGAAGGCTCAAAATTTAGCTAAATTTCTATTTTTTATAATAATTGTCTCACTTGGAGCATATTTTTTCTATCCAAGAAATCTTAGTGAGGCTCAAGAGATCGCTTATATCAAAAGTTATGGAGTGACTTTAGGGCTTACTATAGGCGGTATTGCCATAGGCATAACACTTGGATTTACCTTGGCGTTTATTAAATTTTTAAATATTAAAGTCTTAAATTTTATAATCGATGAATATATCGATATCTTACGTGGAACACCTGTAATACTTCAACTTTTAATATTTTCAGTTGTCATTTTTGCAACATGGAGTGATAATTTTTATGTAGCTCTCATCGCACTTGGACTAAATAGTTCTGCTTATGTGGCCGAGATCGTGCGAAGTGGCATAAACAGTGTCGATAAAGGACAAATGGAAGCGGCTCGTGCGATGGGCCTAAACTACTATGTTTCGATGCGCGAGATAGTTTTTCCACAAGCTACAAAAAATATCTTACCAGCTCTTGCAAATGAGTTTATCTCACTTTTTAAAGAGACATCAGTCGTGGGCTATATAAGCGTCGTTGATATCACGATGCAAAGTAAGAGCTTGCAAGCGGTCTTTTATAGTCCAGAGCCAGTCATTTTTACAGGCATTGTCTATTATGTGAGTGTTAAATTTTTTACACTTTTGACAAAACTACTTGAGAGGAGATTAAACCGCCATGATTGA